One segment of Clostridium botulinum DNA contains the following:
- a CDS encoding LacI family DNA-binding transcriptional regulator has protein sequence MKKTTLLDVANHVNVSKTTVSMVLNNKKINVSEETRNKIFKAAKELNYIPNSLARTLSTNRSYTIGCIVPDIENPFFSEIAKAIETEAEKYGFSMILCNTLNREEKEEHYIELLISKLVDGVIIVPSKDGTKSLDLLTRNNIPFVVVDRKVKYKEKYNVVHCNNKEGIKLGIEYLIDKSKKNIAFVGGIRHGVDTRLDYFKELASDLEILNDDIIEEENFSMNGGIRATENIIKKNKNVDCIFYSSDVMAIGGIKYLIRNGYKIPEDISILGYDNIHICSFIEPELTTIAQPIYKMGEESFKLLLKSINSDDKIKENISLAPYLVDRETVK, from the coding sequence ATGAAAAAAACGACATTATTAGATGTAGCTAATCACGTTAATGTATCAAAAACTACTGTATCTATGGTATTAAATAATAAAAAAATAAATGTTTCAGAAGAGACTCGAAATAAAATTTTTAAAGCTGCTAAAGAGCTTAATTATATTCCAAATTCATTAGCAAGAACTTTAAGCACAAATAGAAGTTATACAATAGGATGCATTGTTCCCGATATAGAAAATCCTTTTTTCTCGGAAATTGCTAAAGCTATAGAAACGGAAGCAGAAAAGTATGGATTTAGTATGATATTATGCAATACATTAAATAGAGAAGAAAAAGAAGAGCACTATATAGAATTATTAATAAGTAAACTAGTTGATGGAGTTATAATAGTTCCTAGCAAAGATGGAACTAAATCTTTAGACTTATTAACAAGAAATAATATTCCATTTGTTGTTGTTGATAGAAAGGTTAAATACAAGGAAAAGTATAATGTAGTACATTGCAACAACAAAGAAGGAATAAAACTTGGAATTGAATATTTAATTGATAAATCTAAAAAAAATATAGCTTTTGTAGGCGGAATCAGACATGGAGTGGATACACGTCTTGATTATTTTAAAGAACTTGCATCAGATTTAGAAATTTTAAATGATGATATAATTGAAGAAGAGAATTTTTCTATGAATGGAGGAATAAGAGCTACTGAAAATATAATTAAGAAAAATAAAAATGTTGATTGTATTTTTTATAGTAGTGATGTAATGGCTATAGGGGGAATAAAGTATCTAATTAGAAATGGATATAAGATTCCAGAAGATATAAGTATATTAGGTTATGATAATATACACATATGTTCATTTATAGAACCAGAACTTACAACTATTGCTCAACCAATATATAAAATGGGAGAAGAATCATTTAAATTATTACTTAAATCAATAAATAGTGATGATAAAATAAAAGAGAATATAAGCTTAGCACCTTATTTGGTAGACAGAGAAACTGTAAAATAA
- a CDS encoding gamma-glutamylcyclotransferase family protein, giving the protein MSNINIFVYGSLREGFFNYNKYLDGKVIEVKPARLKGMHLYHMPYKGYPAILPGNGEIIGEIVSVKDYDNTIKAIDDMEGFISTDNPKNEYNKILLEVEDLNTKNKENCYVYFYNKNIDSIFDEKAVHIPDGNWKNYMLNNK; this is encoded by the coding sequence ATGAGCAATATTAATATCTTCGTTTACGGTAGTTTAAGAGAAGGCTTTTTTAACTACAACAAATATTTAGATGGTAAAGTAATTGAAGTTAAACCTGCACGTCTTAAAGGAATGCATTTATATCATATGCCTTATAAGGGTTATCCTGCTATATTACCTGGCAATGGTGAGATTATTGGTGAAATAGTCAGCGTTAAAGATTATGATAATACAATTAAAGCTATTGATGATATGGAAGGCTTTATAAGCACAGACAACCCTAAAAATGAATATAATAAAATTCTTTTAGAAGTAGAAGATTTAAATACTAAAAACAAAGAAAACTGTTATGTTTATTTTTATAATAAAAATATAGATTCAATATTTGATGAAAAAGCTGTACATATTCCAGATGGTAATTGGAAAAATTATATGCTAAACAACAAATAG
- the pcp gene encoding pyroglutamyl-peptidase I yields the protein MKVLITGFDPFGGESINPALEAVKKLPNTISNAEIIKLEIPTVFKKSLEKIEANILAHKPDIVISIGQAGGRFGITPERVAINIDDARIEDNEKNQPIDLKVFEDGENAYFTTLPIKAMVKEMQESGIPSSVSNSAGTFVCNHVMYGVLYMINKKYPNIKGGFIHVPYIPSQVVSKPNMPSMSIEDISKGLELSVKAAVENNTDIKTAQGEIC from the coding sequence ATGAAAGTTTTAATAACTGGCTTTGATCCATTTGGTGGAGAAAGCATAAACCCAGCATTAGAGGCTGTAAAAAAGCTTCCAAATACAATAAGTAATGCTGAAATAATAAAATTAGAAATCCCTACTGTTTTTAAAAAATCATTAGAAAAAATAGAAGCAAATATATTGGCTCATAAACCTGATATAGTAATCTCAATAGGTCAAGCTGGTGGTCGTTTTGGAATTACACCTGAAAGAGTTGCTATAAACATTGATGATGCTAGAATCGAAGATAATGAGAAAAATCAACCAATAGATTTAAAGGTATTTGAAGACGGAGAAAATGCATATTTTACTACTCTTCCAATAAAAGCTATGGTTAAAGAAATGCAAGAATCCGGTATTCCTAGTTCAGTTTCAAATAGTGCTGGAACTTTTGTATGTAACCACGTTATGTATGGAGTATTATATATGATAAATAAAAAATATCCTAATATAAAAGGCGGCTTTATACATGTTCCATATATACCATCTCAAGTAGTTAGTAAACCAAATATGCCTTCTATGTCAATTGAAGATATTTCTAAAGGATTAGAATTAAGCGTTAAAGCGGCAGTTGAAAATAATACAGATATTAAAACTGCTCAAGGAGAAATTTGCTAA
- a CDS encoding DUF979 domain-containing protein translates to MDIKQISNILLEIFYIMLGLYMAITMIFTLKDKHHKTRIGTALFWGIISVIFIFGKIIPSIITGILIIIIALLSAFKQINIGTLKQLDDTFTNLKAEQLGLKIFVPSLTIAIIAMIIASFTPLSGTVAIGISATSALLITFILTKAKPIEFVEDSNRMFQSVGVFAILPQLLASLGALFTVAGVGDIISNIISGVIPQSNPLAGVVAYCLGMAIFTAIMGNGFAAFSVITVGIGVPFVFAQGGDPVICSALALTAGFCGTLLTPMAANFNMLPAALLEIKDKNAVIKAQAPLALILLLVHIILMYTLGF, encoded by the coding sequence ATGGATATTAAACAAATTTCTAATATATTACTAGAAATATTTTATATCATGTTAGGTTTATATATGGCCATTACTATGATATTTACTTTAAAAGACAAACATCATAAAACTAGAATTGGTACTGCTCTATTCTGGGGAATAATATCTGTAATTTTTATATTTGGTAAAATAATACCATCTATTATTACTGGTATTCTTATTATAATAATTGCTTTATTGTCAGCATTCAAACAAATTAATATTGGTACATTAAAACAATTAGATGATACATTTACTAATTTAAAAGCAGAACAATTAGGATTAAAAATATTTGTACCATCATTGACAATTGCTATAATTGCAATGATTATTGCTTCATTTACGCCTTTATCGGGAACAGTAGCTATAGGTATATCAGCTACTTCAGCTTTACTTATTACATTTATTCTTACAAAAGCTAAACCTATAGAGTTTGTTGAAGATAGTAATAGAATGTTCCAATCAGTAGGTGTATTTGCAATATTACCTCAACTTTTAGCTTCTTTAGGTGCTTTATTTACTGTTGCTGGAGTTGGTGATATAATATCTAACATTATTTCTGGAGTTATACCTCAAAGTAATCCTTTAGCTGGAGTTGTTGCTTATTGCTTAGGTATGGCTATATTTACAGCAATAATGGGAAATGGATTTGCAGCTTTTTCAGTTATAACTGTTGGAATTGGTGTACCTTTTGTATTCGCTCAAGGTGGAGATCCTGTAATATGTTCAGCACTTGCCTTAACAGCTGGATTCTGTGGAACATTATTAACTCCAATGGCCGCTAATTTTAACATGTTGCCCGCTGCATTATTAGAAATAAAAGATAAAAATGCAGTAATAAAGGCTCAAGCACCATTAGCTTTAATTTTATTATTAGTACATATAATTCTTATGTATACATTAGGATTTTAA
- a CDS encoding DUF969 domain-containing protein, whose amino-acid sequence MELIGILIIIVGFALKLDTIAVVVSSGIITGLVSGMSITEILTTLGDAFINNRATCLFMLTIPVIGLCERYGLKAKAIMLIQKAKGLSTGILLSGYTFIREATIAMGVTLGGHPQFVRPLISPMAEGASIAKYKNLDEKDLDKIKAYSAASDNIGNFFGQNVFMANSGVLLIASTLETLGLNVDTLQIAKASVPVAIVAFVLCLIQNYLLDKSLKRKYSSKNQ is encoded by the coding sequence ATGGAATTAATAGGGATTTTAATAATTATAGTAGGTTTCGCACTAAAGCTAGACACAATTGCTGTAGTAGTTTCATCTGGTATTATAACTGGATTAGTTTCTGGAATGAGTATTACAGAAATACTTACTACTTTAGGTGACGCATTTATAAACAATAGAGCAACTTGTCTATTTATGCTTACTATACCTGTAATAGGTTTATGTGAAAGATATGGATTGAAAGCAAAAGCCATAATGCTTATTCAAAAGGCAAAAGGACTATCAACTGGAATTCTTTTAAGTGGATATACTTTTATAAGAGAAGCAACAATTGCTATGGGAGTTACACTTGGTGGACATCCTCAATTTGTTAGACCACTTATTAGTCCAATGGCAGAAGGTGCTTCAATTGCTAAATATAAAAATTTAGATGAAAAAGATTTAGATAAAATCAAAGCTTACTCAGCAGCTTCTGATAATATTGGAAATTTCTTTGGACAAAATGTATTCATGGCTAATTCTGGAGTACTTTTAATAGCTAGTACTTTGGAAACTCTAGGTTTAAATGTTGATACACTTCAAATTGCTAAAGCATCTGTACCAGTTGCAATAGTCGCATTTGTTTTGTGTTTAATACAAAACTATCTTTTAGATAAAAGCCTAAAGAGAAAATATAGTTCTAAAAATCAATAA
- a CDS encoding NAD-dependent 4,6-dehydratase LegB codes for MQKKVLVTGADGFIGSHLCELLLENGYDVRAFVYYNSFNSWGWLDSLDKNKKSKIDIFSGDIRDPNGVREAMKGIDEVFHLAALIAIPFSYHSPDSYVDTNIKGTLNVLQASRELNTKRILITSTSEVYGTAKYVPIDENHPFQGQSPYSATKIGADRIAESFYRSFDLPLTIVRPFNTYGPRQSARAVIPTIITQLLCGEKQIKLGSLTPTRDFNYVKDTANGFFEISKSEKTIGEEINIATSKEISIKDLASEIIRQINKDATIICDEERLRPEKSEVNRLLGSNEKIKKLTNWEPKFTFAEGIKETIDWFRVPENLARYKSDIYNL; via the coding sequence GTGCAAAAAAAAGTATTGGTTACGGGAGCTGATGGTTTTATTGGAAGCCATTTATGTGAGCTTTTATTAGAAAATGGTTATGATGTTAGAGCTTTTGTTTATTATAATTCTTTTAATTCATGGGGATGGCTGGATTCATTAGATAAGAATAAAAAAAGTAAAATTGATATATTTTCAGGTGATATAAGAGATCCAAATGGTGTTAGAGAAGCAATGAAGGGGATAGATGAAGTTTTTCATTTAGCTGCTTTAATAGCTATTCCTTTTAGTTATCACTCTCCTGATTCCTATGTAGACACCAATATAAAGGGAACTTTAAATGTCCTTCAAGCATCTAGAGAGTTAAACACAAAGAGAATATTAATTACTTCAACGTCTGAAGTTTATGGTACTGCGAAATATGTACCAATAGATGAAAATCATCCTTTCCAAGGGCAATCTCCTTATTCTGCAACAAAGATAGGAGCTGATAGAATTGCAGAATCTTTTTATAGGAGTTTTGACTTACCTTTAACTATAGTGAGACCATTTAACACATATGGTCCAAGGCAATCAGCAAGAGCTGTAATTCCTACAATAATAACTCAATTATTATGTGGTGAAAAACAAATTAAATTAGGATCATTAACTCCAACTAGGGACTTTAATTATGTAAAAGATACAGCAAATGGTTTTTTTGAAATATCTAAGTCTGAAAAAACTATAGGAGAAGAAATAAATATTGCAACTTCTAAGGAAATTTCAATAAAAGATCTTGCAAGTGAGATTATAAGACAGATAAACAAAGACGCTACAATTATATGTGATGAAGAAAGATTAAGGCCAGAAAAAAGTGAAGTTAATAGATTACTAGGTTCTAATGAGAAAATTAAGAAATTAACTAATTGGGAACCTAAATTTACTTTTGCAGAAGGAATAAAAGAAACTATAGATTGGTTTAGAGTGCCAGAAAATTTAGCTAGATATAAATCTGATATATATAATCTTTAG
- a CDS encoding LegC family aminotransferase, with protein sequence MKKIIPLSVPNLKGNEKKYVLDAIDEEWVSTGGKYINKFEEEIAKYLNVNGAVACQSGTAGLHLSLILSGVCEGDEVIVPTLTFIAAVNPVKYIGANPIFMDCDDTLTIDVEKLKKFCKEECKLVNGNLINNKSKRHIKAIVVVHVFGNIANMEKLINIAKQYNLKVVEDATEALGSKFKSGLYNGKYAGTVGDFGVYSFNGNKIITTGGGGMIVAKDDNLLSKAKYLSTQAKDDALYYIHNEIGYNYRMTNLQGALGIGQLEQLDKFISIKKENYEFYKSNIEKIKGLSLLKFSDDIEPNYWFYSLVIGDEYPLKRDDLIKHLLSKAIQSRPIWGLIQDQKPYTKCETYDVKKAKYYIDRIINIPCSTNLKKDDIDIVIEVLKKCGES encoded by the coding sequence ATGAAAAAAATTATACCTTTATCAGTTCCTAATTTAAAAGGAAATGAAAAAAAATATGTTTTAGATGCTATAGATGAAGAATGGGTTTCAACTGGTGGGAAATATATAAATAAATTTGAAGAAGAAATAGCTAAGTACTTAAATGTTAATGGTGCTGTAGCTTGTCAAAGTGGTACAGCAGGATTACATTTATCACTTATTCTTAGTGGGGTATGTGAAGGTGATGAAGTTATTGTGCCAACTCTTACTTTCATTGCTGCTGTAAATCCAGTTAAATATATTGGTGCAAATCCAATTTTTATGGATTGTGATGACACTTTAACTATTGATGTAGAAAAGCTTAAAAAGTTTTGCAAAGAGGAATGTAAATTAGTTAATGGAAATTTAATAAATAATAAATCAAAAAGACACATTAAGGCTATTGTTGTAGTTCATGTTTTTGGAAATATTGCTAATATGGAAAAGCTAATTAATATTGCAAAGCAATATAATTTAAAAGTTGTTGAAGATGCTACAGAAGCCTTAGGCTCTAAATTTAAAAGTGGATTATATAATGGAAAATATGCAGGTACAGTAGGAGATTTTGGAGTTTATTCATTTAATGGAAATAAGATTATAACAACTGGTGGAGGGGGAATGATTGTAGCAAAAGATGATAATTTATTGTCTAAAGCTAAATATTTATCAACTCAAGCAAAGGATGATGCCTTATATTATATCCACAATGAAATAGGCTATAACTATAGAATGACTAATTTACAAGGTGCTTTAGGAATTGGTCAACTTGAACAATTAGACAAATTTATAAGTATAAAAAAAGAAAATTATGAGTTTTATAAAAGTAATATAGAAAAAATAAAAGGATTATCATTATTAAAATTTAGTGATGATATTGAACCTAATTATTGGTTTTATTCTTTAGTTATAGGAGATGAATATCCTCTTAAAAGAGATGATTTAATCAAACATTTATTATCAAAGGCTATTCAAAGTAGACCAATTTGGGGACTTATACAAGACCAAAAACCTTATACAAAATGTGAAACTTATGATGTTAAAAAAGCTAAATATTATATAGATAGAATAATAAATATCCCATGTAGTACTAATTTAAAAAAAGATGATATAGATATTGTTATAGAGGTTTTGAAAAAATGTGGTGAATCTTAG
- a CDS encoding cytidylyltransferase domain-containing protein codes for MKNEILAIVPARGGSKGLPGKNILNLNGKPLIAHTILASKNSKFVTRVVVSTDDKEIAKISKKYGAEVPYLRPSSLAKDKSLTIDSVFHMLDYLEKYECYFPEYVLLLQCTSPLRNEQHIDEAIEKLVKSNFHGIISICESEVNPYWTNILKNENLQYFLEEGKNITRRQDLPNIYRYNGAIYLAKTEALKRERTFEVENLTGYVMDRESSIDIDTEIDFKIAEIIMKNKDVSHD; via the coding sequence ATGAAAAATGAGATATTAGCTATTGTTCCAGCTAGAGGTGGATCAAAAGGTCTACCTGGAAAAAATATATTAAATTTAAATGGAAAGCCATTAATAGCTCACACAATTTTAGCAAGTAAAAATAGTAAATTTGTTACAAGAGTTGTTGTAAGTACTGATGACAAAGAAATTGCTAAAATATCTAAAAAGTATGGAGCAGAAGTGCCATATTTAAGACCTAGCAGTTTAGCAAAGGACAAGTCTTTAACAATAGATAGTGTATTTCATATGCTTGATTATCTTGAAAAATATGAGTGTTATTTCCCAGAATATGTTTTATTGCTTCAATGCACATCTCCTCTTAGAAATGAACAGCATATTGATGAGGCAATAGAAAAATTAGTTAAAAGTAATTTTCATGGTATTATATCAATTTGTGAATCAGAAGTTAATCCTTACTGGACAAATATTTTAAAAAATGAAAATCTACAGTATTTTCTTGAGGAAGGTAAAAATATTACAAGAAGGCAGGATTTACCTAACATTTACAGATATAATGGTGCAATTTATTTAGCTAAAACAGAAGCGCTAAAAAGAGAAAGAACTTTTGAAGTAGAGAATTTAACTGGATATGTAATGGATAGAGAATCTTCTATTGATATAGATACTGAAATTGATTTTAAAATAGCTGAAATAATAATGAAAAATAAGGACGTATCACATGACTAG
- a CDS encoding lipid II:glycine glycyltransferase FemX yields the protein MIKVLDSSSEKWNEYINKLPLSFRDIYFKSEYYKLYEDGKDKIAKLFFYEEKDNLAVYPFIMNKIKGYNLKNEYYDIETAYGYGGPLASTKNLVFLSEFEHAFRDFCKRNNIIAEFIRFHPLLGNHTIFISDIKVCHNRTTTYIDLNKSIDDIWSQDIISKNRNVIRKAKKSGLVTEFSFDLNEFKKVYLETMDRLNAEKNYYFDDKYFDNLSKLEHVCINVKLNDITVASAIFLQGDEIFHYHLAGSLKKYLKYCPNNLLLWTAIEYGKNTGFSKFHFGGGLTDSENDSLYKFKKSFCKDVGEFYIGKRIHNKEIYYYLMNKWEDKNNKNAELFLQYKE from the coding sequence ATGATTAAAGTTTTAGATAGCTCATCTGAAAAGTGGAATGAATATATTAATAAATTACCATTATCTTTTAGAGATATATATTTTAAAAGTGAATATTATAAACTTTATGAAGATGGCAAAGATAAAATAGCAAAATTATTTTTTTATGAAGAAAAAGATAATCTAGCAGTATATCCATTTATAATGAATAAAATCAAAGGTTATAATTTAAAAAATGAATATTATGATATAGAAACTGCTTATGGATATGGTGGACCTTTAGCAAGTACTAAAAATTTAGTATTTCTTAGTGAATTTGAACATGCCTTTAGAGATTTTTGCAAAAGAAATAATATTATAGCAGAGTTTATTAGGTTTCATCCGTTGCTAGGTAATCATACTATATTTATAAGTGATATAAAAGTATGTCACAACAGGACAACAACTTATATTGATTTAAATAAGTCTATTGATGATATATGGAGTCAAGATATTATATCAAAAAATAGAAATGTTATAAGAAAAGCTAAAAAATCAGGACTTGTTACAGAATTTAGTTTTGATTTAAATGAATTTAAAAAGGTTTATTTAGAAACCATGGACAGATTGAATGCAGAGAAAAATTATTATTTTGATGATAAATATTTTGATAATTTAAGCAAATTAGAGCATGTATGCATTAATGTTAAATTAAATGACATTACAGTAGCAAGTGCTATCTTTTTACAAGGAGATGAAATTTTTCATTATCACTTAGCTGGTAGCTTAAAGAAGTATTTAAAATATTGTCCTAATAATTTATTATTATGGACAGCTATTGAATATGGTAAAAATACTGGATTTTCTAAATTCCATTTTGGTGGAGGGTTGACTGACAGTGAAAATGACAGTTTATATAAATTTAAAAAAAGCTTTTGTAAAGATGTTGGTGAATTTTATATTGGTAAAAGAATTCACAATAAAGAAATATATTATTATTTAATGAATAAATGGGAAGATAAAAATAATAAAAATGCAGAACTTTTTCTTCAATATAAGGAGTAA
- a CDS encoding carboxypeptidase regulatory-like domain-containing protein, with amino-acid sequence MCAVVQEVLCGRKIMCCKLIKIDSTFPKEKYILITGKVLSPDKIPLPNAAIKVFWIDENYTPAKKHYIGVTFSDEKGIYGISIPRFLDVSYLFKAYGAIDE; translated from the coding sequence ATGTGCGCTGTTGTACAAGAAGTACTATGTGGAAGAAAAATTATGTGTTGCAAGTTAATAAAGATAGACTCTACTTTTCCTAAAGAAAAATATATATTAATTACTGGTAAAGTTTTAAGCCCTGATAAAATTCCATTGCCAAATGCTGCAATAAAAGTTTTTTGGATAGATGAAAATTATACTCCTGCTAAAAAGCATTATATAGGAGTAACTTTTAGTGATGAAAAAGGTATTTATGGAATATCAATTCCAAGGTTTTTAGACGTATCTTATTTATTTAAAGCTTATGGGGCTATTGATGAATAG
- a CDS encoding motility associated factor glycosyltransferase family protein encodes MKKVKSSDGYYLYEIDKDDDNYYLADNLDYKKDIKKLIDNLADLKFDSFIIIFGLDTGEYLKELENVICSNNRVMIFEPNEDILNENKDISLNENISIVLFDEETIAPIIASIIGGNNFDNLYVHAFGNYEKVYKDEYKKLIDVIDAKYFSVSGNITLAYRCKESFMRNSLQNLKVIKESSPLNSYVEFNNNVPAIIVSAGPSLDKNIEDMVKNKERVSKCFVIASNRTFTTLLKNGIKPDLIVSIDPSDAMYEMMKDSLNEDIPLLYYEYSNRYLVNGYKGEKIYMSNIFSKIIKEIHKFGGLSQGGSVAHTCLAMANILGCNPIILVGQDLAYTYDKHHSEKATFDVVDNIINSNWANEIVNDVFGNKVRTTTTLKVFKNSMEYHIEQYKTGREVEFINASYGADIKGAPHRELNEVFKENIFKEKKKKLEPDKCIELNPDKIINSIIDFVDTFIEKSEQGMEQCGILSELKENKSLVNIDENDIDFQRFLFILDIVQTFESSLESFYLGGYFNKFLFSIKRESFLMLAKDYDKLTSNMKYQGKAFLNYFKRMNEMLLEAKEIIEDEVSKLK; translated from the coding sequence ATGAAAAAAGTTAAATCCTCAGATGGATATTATCTATATGAAATTGATAAAGATGATGATAATTATTATTTAGCAGATAACTTAGATTATAAAAAAGATATTAAAAAATTAATTGATAATCTAGCTGATCTTAAATTTGATTCATTTATAATCATTTTTGGTCTTGATACTGGAGAATATTTAAAAGAACTTGAAAATGTAATATGCAGTAATAATAGAGTAATGATTTTTGAACCTAATGAAGATATTTTAAATGAAAATAAGGATATTTCTTTAAATGAAAATATAAGTATAGTTTTATTTGATGAAGAAACAATAGCCCCTATAATTGCATCTATAATAGGTGGAAATAATTTTGATAATTTATATGTTCATGCTTTTGGAAATTATGAAAAAGTATATAAAGATGAATATAAAAAATTAATAGATGTTATAGATGCTAAATATTTTTCAGTAAGTGGAAATATAACATTAGCTTATAGATGCAAAGAATCTTTTATGAGAAATTCACTTCAAAATCTTAAAGTCATTAAGGAATCAAGTCCACTAAATTCTTATGTAGAATTTAATAATAATGTTCCAGCAATAATAGTGTCAGCAGGTCCATCATTAGATAAAAATATAGAAGATATGGTTAAAAATAAAGAGCGTGTATCAAAATGTTTTGTAATTGCAAGTAATAGAACATTTACAACGCTTTTAAAAAATGGAATAAAACCAGATTTAATCGTGTCTATAGATCCATCTGATGCAATGTATGAAATGATGAAGGATAGTCTTAATGAAGATATACCACTTTTATATTATGAATATAGCAATAGATATTTAGTAAATGGATATAAAGGTGAAAAAATATATATGTCTAATATTTTCTCAAAGATAATTAAAGAAATTCACAAGTTTGGAGGGCTATCTCAAGGGGGATCAGTTGCACATACCTGTTTAGCTATGGCTAATATATTAGGGTGTAATCCAATAATACTTGTAGGACAAGACCTTGCCTATACTTATGATAAACATCATTCAGAAAAAGCTACTTTTGATGTTGTAGATAATATTATTAATAGTAATTGGGCTAATGAAATAGTAAATGATGTTTTTGGAAATAAGGTTAGAACGACAACAACATTAAAAGTGTTTAAAAATAGTATGGAATATCATATTGAACAATATAAGACTGGTAGGGAAGTAGAATTTATAAATGCATCTTATGGAGCAGATATAAAAGGAGCACCCCATAGGGAATTAAATGAAGTATTTAAAGAAAATATATTTAAGGAAAAAAAGAAAAAGTTAGAGCCTGATAAATGCATTGAACTAAATCCAGATAAAATAATAAATTCTATAATTGATTTTGTAGATACTTTTATTGAAAAATCAGAACAAGGTATGGAACAATGCGGTATATTATCAGAGCTTAAAGAGAATAAGTCATTAGTAAATATTGATGAAAATGATATAGATTTTCAAAGATTTTTATTTATATTAGATATAGTACAAACTTTTGAGTCATCTTTAGAAAGTTTTTATTTAGGAGGATATTTTAATAAGTTCTTATTCTCTATAAAAAGAGAAAGCTTTTTAATGCTTGCAAAAGACTATGATAAATTGACTTCAAATATGAAATATCAAGGTAAGGCATTTTTAAATTATTTTAAGAGAATGAATGAAATGCTTTTAGAGGCAAAAGAAATTATAGAAGATGAAGTTTCAAAATTAAAGTAA